The region CACATGCCGCGAATGGATGGGCTGATGCTTAGCCGAAACGTTCGCGAGCATAGCGAGACAGCTGACCTGCCGATCATCATGCTGACCGCAAAAGGCTTCGATCTTTCAGGCGACGACGGCACATCGGAACTTGGAATCGCGGCTGTGCTCGCGAAACCGTTTAGCCCGCGTGGCTTGGTGCAGTGCATCCAGGAAGTGCTGGAAACAGGCAAGTATGTTCCCAGCGTCGCGACTTTTTAG is a window of Bremerella sp. TYQ1 DNA encoding:
- a CDS encoding response regulator produces the protein MSVKVLIADDEMHILRAAEFKLKRSGFDVTCVEDGQEAWEAIQANRPDILITDFHMPRMDGLMLSRNVREHSETADLPIIMLTAKGFDLSGDDGTSELGIAAVLAKPFSPRGLVQCIQEVLETGKYVPSVATF